The DNA sequence AAGAAAAGGACTTGCACCGATAAAGGAAGGAGAGGGAGAAAATCATCATCCTTGGCCAACAAACATGAACGAAACACTTCCCCACTCCATTTTATCTCATCCATCCATACCCTATGGTCTAAACACTCACCACACAAACACACCAATCATTTGGTCAACAATTGCTTCTTCATGCTTCTGTTACCCAAAATATCACCCAATCTTTTTTCTCTGGGCAGGCACAACATCATAGTCTCTTCACAATCTTCATAGGAATCACATAACGAGATAGGTAAAATATCTTGTGTTATTTAGTCAACGTATAATTTTGGAAATTTCAGAAAACGAAAATTATCCCACAGGTAACAGGTTGTTCAAGTTTGCTAATTTAATAGTGAGTGTTGACTTTGTTCTTTTTACCAATATTCCAACATGGTCTAAAAAGGTAGGCACCTCGAATTGAAATGTCTGTTAGAAAGGTGTGGATATTATGGCCAATGGTTTCATACTTTCCGTAAGAAACCCACCCAGTCTAACATAACGAACGACGTTAATATAGTACACACAAAGTGATGGAGACGAATAGGAGCAGTTTTATTTGTTCCTCATATTCATCATTGTACTGTAGTGAAAGTAAACTCTATCACGAGCCTTTTTAAATTGCAACCACAGGATGTATTCCCAAGAAGAAATACACATGTGGAGGCAAAAGTATCGTCTGTTCTTGAATACAATTCTACTAAAAGTAAGAGATAATTAGAACAGCTTAATGAATCAGAATCCAATTAAAGGTCGAAATCGTATTACAAATCATTCCGCAGGCATTGATTTGgtaatttcttataaattatgAGGACTAGTTGTTCAATACTGCTAATCAAAAGCATACAGATGCTCTGGGACAAAAAGAACCAGTGCAGTCAGGGAGCTAAAATTGGTAGAGACAAATATATAAGACACAATTCTATTGCGGATAACACTGTATGGTACATAGTTAGAAACAATGACACGAGCAACAAACTGAAATCCCTAATAATTGTTTAGTGCCTATCTCATGTTAACTTAAGATCATTCCCTCCCAGATGAGGGCGGAGGCAAACACGGACTTCATGCTCTTCTGGTCCCACGCGATGTTTCGGCACAAGGATCTCAAGCACTGATCCTGGTCCGTCATAGTATGCTTCTATGTTGGCATCTTCAGGAATTCGGGTTGAAAGAGGGATTTCTCGGACAAACTCTCCAGGAGGGCAGTGCTCTGACGATGGATCTGTAAGTTTGAATGTCCTGTCATGTCTCTTGATGAAAGGTTTTCGAGATGTGCTCATACAGGAAACCTTTATGATACCGTGAGTCAGAGTGTTCCTCCACGAAACTTTCACACTTGGAAGATCTACAAAGGGCAGACTGATGATAATCAAGTAACCTTGTTCATCCTCGTAGATAGTTTTAGCAGCTGTAACAGGTCCATAAACACTCTTTATCACCCCGCTGAAGTCATTTAACCAGTGTGGTTCACTAGGGTGCATTTCTATATCTGGAAGACGATCAGATGGAGGATTAACAGCCAAGTAACATTCTTCTTCATTCCCGTGAGGGAAAAAGTCCTTCCTCTTCTTGCTGCTGACAGGAGAGAGGTCCAACCCATCGCCATTACTGTGGTTAGACAGATGAGTTGACAAATTCAGCCCAGATCCATTAAGCAGTTTCTTCGGGTGAGCATTGGGACCATTCTTGATTGAGGGAGGTGGTCTCTCAAGCTCAAAGTCCGTGTTGGGAAGAGTTCTCCATGAACTGAAATCACTTGCTTCTGGTGGGATTGTGAAATTCAAATCTCGCCCCGTGAGTTCTATCCACCTTTTTCGATCATCCTCGTCCAGGGTCATCAGATTGGGTGCGGAAACAACCTCAATGCCGTGCACACACTGAGGGTTTGACAATCCTCTATAATGCTTTCGCTGCATCCTGTGGGATCGAGCAAAACCCTTGTCAACACTAAAGGGAAAGGGACGCTCCCCTTGACGGGAATGCCCATTCATGTAACTCCTCAGCTGCATCTTACCCAACGCATTCTCAGGCCTCTCCTTGAAAACCCACATGTACATGTTTTCCATGTCATGTTGAACCATGAAAACATCAAGCTTCAGATCAGATTTATCGAACCCAGAAACACCGTTACTGTCCCTGACAATCTTGGCCTTAGACTTATCATTCAGAGAAGGCTTAAAGTAAAAACTGAAGAAAAACCAAGCACCCCATATGCTATCAACGCGTTTCGCGCACTTCCTTCCAGCTTTGGGCAGATTAATAAAACTCTCAGTCTCGTACCCTTGAGTGCCAAGACCAACATCAAGAATATCACAGGGCTCAGAATTCCACGGCTGCGGAGGAGGGCTGCGCTCGGCTGAGAGGGGCAGGTTGATATCGGGCGGACGAGAGAGTATGATTTGGCGATTCATCTCCAAATCCAGTTCCTCATGAGAAGATGCACTTGAGTCCATTGACAAGAGCGTGGAAGGGTGGTGATTCTCCATTGACAAAGAAGCGAGACCCATGCTATCTCATCTCGGTGATGAGTTTTATTGCTGGTTCGTACAATATTGCCATCCCAAAAACAATTCAACAAAACAACCTTATAAACACCTTCATCATATCAATCCCCACTATATCTCCCCTCCATCAAACCCCTAGATTTATCAATTGAGTTGGAAAAaacaagagagagaaaaatcaACAAATCCAAcctattgaaaataataattgttctatttttctaataaatcaataaaaaaaatagatctgAACGAGAAGCAGAACGAGAAGAATAAGAAAGAGCAGAGGTAACGAATTAACTATCCATCTAGCTATCTAAATATAACAAAGAGAGTGATTCCTCTTCGATCTCCAGAAGAGAGGAAGAGATTTCGAAAACGCTAGAGGGGaattatatttaatcctattCCAGGTAACTCGAAAATCCCTCGAAAATCAGGGGGAAAGCACTGAATGAAAAGCATGAAATCCATGAGAGAACAGAAAAGTAGGTTTTGAAAGAGAGGGAGATCTTGAAGTAACAATTATTACCTTTTGGGATAAGCATCGGAAAATCGAGAAGAGGAACCTCCATAGCCGACGATGATGCACTTCGTCATATCATCGACAACCATGTTTTCTACACACTCTCCTCCAGAGTATTTCCCCCTATTTTGATTTCCCCAGATGAAAACcctaataattataaaaataaaactacagTGTTGTTGGCGTGGGAGAGAAGAAGAGTGTGGGTGGGGTGGGGTGTGGAATGGGagtggagagagaaagaagaagcgAAGGCGAGGGTGTGATTATAAGGAGAAGTTCGTAGGTTAAAGCCTCCACTGGATACAACCACCCTCCTGGACCACCGTTTGTTTACGGTGACGGTGCACTTTTCTGTCTTTAGCTTTTCATTACATTTACAGTTACACTCCAATTTTAACTTCTCTTCTAACTCCTATATCTCCCTACACCGCGTTCGATATTTATTACCACCTTTTCATCTCACTCTCTTCTTTCCGTGAGAGATTATTCACACgttttatgtattattaatacaaaaattattattataaaattaatagcTTATCcactcaaataaaattttaatattcttaCTGATTTTAGGATTAATCCCAAATCACAAGTGTTAACCAGCAtcgacaaatttaaaaaataaaataaaaagttagtcTTAAAACGTATTTATTAATAACCAACCATACACCATCGAAGAGGAAAGATGTCTGGTAATGGTAAAAAAAGTTATCcacaaaatattctttttataagaattataattttttttaggtaattattttttacaaaattataaaatttgcaagtatttcatataaaatttgttgtagaAAGTGTTttacacaaaatattttgtaaaaaattttggtaacaatttcttgcaatttttttttcacaataaaaatttgtaagtatttcctacgaaaaaaaatttcaaaacaaaattggcagaaaatataagttttttttagtagtacaagttaattatgattatttttctaTTGATATTGTTAAAACATGACAATTCACTCATATAGAAACATTTCTAAATTTGAAGATTTTGTCTAATAAGTCTAGCTTGATtttgatgataataaataatatcaagTTTTTGTTATCAGATTCACATCTCAAACCTTACAATACACGTAATTAAGAAACCTAGACATAAAGATCACAAACAAAACTAGAAGACATCCATAAATAACTAGGAATTCCTAAAACAGTGAACAATATATAttggaattaaaaatatatttaatccttggAATTATCATGAATGTATATTTACACAGAGAAAGATAATTACAAGTTATCTAAGCTAAATAGTTGTACaaatttataagatattttgCATAAGTATTCCTTATGTAGTTAATTGAATATCGATGCAATGGTTTAGGATTGTCGAAATATTGGATAAaacacaataattttaattaatgcataaaaaagattaaatttatttgtactATCAATTAAGTATATCATTACCTCATTTCAACCTCTTTGAATAGCAGCATTGCCAATGGTTGTCATTCATTACATAACATAGTATTCACACTCATATGAGTCGCTTTGTTTATTAAACTACAAATATGAATACCAACACAATTATAAGTAATTgaggaagaaaaggaagaaaacaatgataaaaatacCTAACCTTGAAGGACAACCgtgtaaacttttttttattttatagtttatctatctttcaattattatatatggTTAATGGACAAAAAAAAGACACTAATTAGTGTCAATGTATATAAGAATGAaagaacataaattt is a window from the Vigna unguiculata cultivar IT97K-499-35 chromosome 7, ASM411807v1, whole genome shotgun sequence genome containing:
- the LOC114190583 gene encoding uncharacterized protein LOC114190583, with translation MGLASLSMENHHPSTLLSMDSSASSHEELDLEMNRQIILSRPPDINLPLSAERSPPPQPWNSEPCDILDVGLGTQGYETESFINLPKAGRKCAKRVDSIWGAWFFFSFYFKPSLNDKSKAKIVRDSNGVSGFDKSDLKLDVFMVQHDMENMYMWVFKERPENALGKMQLRSYMNGHSRQGERPFPFSVDKGFARSHRMQRKHYRGLSNPQCVHGIEVVSAPNLMTLDEDDRKRWIELTGRDLNFTIPPEASDFSSWRTLPNTDFELERPPPSIKNGPNAHPKKLLNGSGLNLSTHLSNHSNGDGLDLSPVSSKKRKDFFPHGNEEECYLAVNPPSDRLPDIEMHPSEPHWLNDFSGVIKSVYGPVTAAKTIYEDEQGYLIIISLPFVDLPSVKVSWRNTLTHGIIKVSCMSTSRKPFIKRHDRTFKLTDPSSEHCPPGEFVREIPLSTRIPEDANIEAYYDGPGSVLEILVPKHRVGPEEHEVRVCLRPHLGGNDLKLT